A single window of Thalassomonas viridans DNA harbors:
- the barA gene encoding two-component sensor histidine kinase BarA: protein MHKISLKDWVVLLTIIPTTLIGLGIAGYFSYSRYVELEEFLTLRSQSIIEPIAIASAEPILNKDREKLRHLIGFAHRSHSSIVKSIAVFTKDNQIFVTSAYHGDTNVMRIKAGKNIPQNTSLEQLDNYLIFRTPIIDEHHQVKAIDDLKGNPTVVGYIAMQIDRDKIKLRQQSQFLIAFSIVIFGSLISAIFAFQLIKNVTRPVTSMVNAVDRIREGKLESRVSGQLIGELNFLKNGINAMAQSLGDYHDEMQRSIDQATIDLRESLEQFEIQNVELDISKRKAQDANRVKSEFLANMSHELRTPLNGVIGFTRQVLKTPLSETQRDYLQTIERSANSLLAIINDILDFSKLDADKMIIENIPFSLRDSVEETLTLLAPIAHQKNLELSLRIAQQLPDFLIGDAMRIKQVIINLANNAIKFTEKGLVSIDIDSEHIDEKSAVFKITVTDTGIGMNSEQQKSIFEAFGQADKSITRLYGGTGLGLVISQRLAREMHGDIGFITEENRGSTFWFSFQCEVNPLPLTSMLNTKGLVDKNILYYEPITHTRMATSEILAGWQMKVTPVNSLEQFSNALAQNSCYDFALIGHDVTPSALTDLKKLIASIKPQVAAIHLAINSNSPNLQEALVASGAASCLSKPLTPGKLCKALLPQPSHNIKQLPEIADKKIPIKVLAVDDNDANLKLIKALLLEQVTEVITAGNGQEAVTLCQNEKFALIFMDIQMPVMDGVTALKAIRSNTFNEDTAIIAVTAHALSSEKEKLLEEGFDSYITKPLDETMLRHTLYEYGNLELFSPRLNDELSLADEQALPENEAGIKPDVIDVIHTEPDPQEANPYDFGSIEVINWSLALQRTGNNSELAKEMLDGLLQSLPETKVNIEYALNNNDTIRLKTLIHKLNGACCYTGVPNLGKITHQIETSLKNGESAEALEPEFYEFFEHLDKVLRQAPQTLKILSES from the coding sequence ATGCATAAAATAAGTCTAAAGGACTGGGTAGTTCTGCTTACAATAATACCGACCACACTAATCGGCTTAGGGATAGCCGGTTACTTTTCCTATAGCCGTTATGTTGAACTGGAAGAATTCCTTACCCTACGCTCACAAAGTATTATTGAACCTATCGCCATCGCCAGCGCCGAGCCCATTCTCAACAAGGACCGGGAAAAATTGCGTCACCTGATAGGCTTCGCCCACCGCAGCCATTCGTCGATAGTCAAAAGCATTGCCGTATTTACCAAAGACAACCAGATATTCGTTACCAGCGCCTACCACGGCGATACCAATGTGATGCGCATTAAAGCCGGTAAAAATATCCCGCAAAATACCAGTTTAGAGCAACTGGACAACTACCTGATTTTCCGTACGCCGATCATAGATGAACACCACCAGGTAAAAGCCATAGATGATTTAAAAGGCAACCCGACTGTGGTAGGCTATATCGCCATGCAAATCGACCGGGATAAAATCAAGCTCAGGCAGCAGAGCCAGTTCCTCATTGCCTTTTCCATCGTGATATTCGGCTCTTTAATCAGCGCGATATTCGCTTTCCAGCTAATCAAGAATGTTACCCGTCCGGTAACTTCCATGGTAAACGCCGTTGACCGCATCCGGGAAGGTAAGCTGGAAAGCCGGGTCAGCGGCCAGCTGATCGGTGAACTCAACTTCTTAAAAAACGGCATCAATGCCATGGCCCAGTCCTTGGGGGATTACCATGATGAAATGCAAAGGAGCATAGATCAGGCCACTATAGATTTGCGGGAAAGCTTGGAGCAGTTTGAAATCCAGAACGTCGAGCTGGACATTTCCAAACGTAAGGCGCAGGACGCCAACCGGGTTAAATCAGAATTCCTGGCCAATATGAGCCATGAACTGCGCACCCCGCTAAACGGTGTTATCGGCTTTACCCGCCAGGTACTGAAAACCCCGTTAAGCGAAACCCAGCGGGACTACCTGCAGACAATAGAAAGGTCTGCCAACAGCCTATTGGCCATCATCAATGATATCCTTGATTTTTCCAAACTCGATGCCGACAAGATGATCATCGAGAATATTCCCTTTTCCCTGCGCGATTCGGTGGAAGAAACCCTGACCTTGCTGGCGCCTATCGCCCACCAGAAAAACCTGGAACTGTCGCTGCGTATTGCCCAACAGCTGCCTGACTTCCTTATCGGTGATGCCATGCGCATTAAACAGGTCATCATTAACCTTGCCAACAACGCGATTAAATTCACCGAAAAAGGCCTGGTATCCATAGATATCGACAGCGAACATATAGATGAAAAGTCGGCGGTTTTTAAAATCACGGTTACAGATACCGGCATAGGCATGAACAGCGAGCAGCAAAAAAGCATCTTTGAAGCCTTCGGCCAGGCGGATAAAAGCATTACCCGCCTATACGGCGGCACCGGTCTGGGACTGGTTATTTCCCAGCGCCTTGCCCGGGAAATGCACGGCGATATCGGCTTTATTACCGAGGAAAACCGCGGCTCTACCTTCTGGTTCTCCTTCCAGTGTGAAGTCAACCCGCTGCCGCTGACTTCCATGCTCAATACCAAAGGACTGGTGGACAAAAATATCCTCTATTATGAGCCCATCACCCATACCCGTATGGCCACCAGTGAAATACTGGCCGGCTGGCAAATGAAGGTAACGCCGGTAAACAGCCTGGAGCAGTTCAGCAACGCCCTGGCGCAAAACAGCTGTTATGACTTTGCCCTGATCGGCCATGATGTGACCCCGAGTGCGCTGACGGATCTGAAAAAATTGATCGCATCCATCAAACCCCAGGTTGCGGCGATACACCTGGCCATAAACAGTAATTCTCCCAACCTGCAGGAAGCCCTGGTGGCCAGCGGCGCGGCCAGCTGTTTAAGCAAGCCGCTCACCCCGGGCAAGCTATGCAAAGCCCTGCTGCCGCAACCGTCTCACAATATTAAACAACTGCCGGAAATAGCTGATAAAAAGATCCCCATCAAGGTATTGGCGGTGGATGATAACGACGCTAACTTAAAACTGATCAAAGCATTGCTGCTTGAACAGGTTACCGAGGTCATCACCGCCGGTAACGGCCAGGAAGCGGTGACTTTATGCCAGAATGAAAAGTTTGCCCTGATCTTTATGGATATTCAGATGCCGGTGATGGACGGAGTCACGGCATTAAAAGCCATCAGAAGCAATACCTTCAATGAAGATACCGCCATTATCGCCGTTACCGCACATGCCCTGAGCAGTGAAAAAGAAAAGTTGCTGGAAGAAGGCTTCGACTCCTACATCACTAAGCCCCTGGATGAAACCATGTTGCGCCATACCTTATACGAATACGGCAACCTGGAACTTTTTTCCCCCCGGCTTAATGATGAGCTCAGCCTGGCAGACGAGCAGGCTTTACCGGAAAATGAAGCCGGGATAAAACCCGATGTCATAGATGTTATCCACACTGAGCCAGACCCGCAGGAAGCCAATCCTTATGATTTTGGCTCCATTGAAGTCATTAACTGGTCACTGGCATTACAGCGCACCGGCAATAACAGCGAATTGGCCAAAGAGATGCTCGATGGCCTGCTGCAAAGCCTGCCGGAAACTAAGGTCAATATTGAATACGCCCTCAATAACAATGACACCATACGGTTAAAAACCCTGATTCACAAATTAAACGGTGCCTGCTGTTATACCGGCGTTCCCAACCTGGGAAAAATCACCCACCAGATTGAAACTTCATTAAAGAACGGTGAAAGCGCAGAAGCCCTGGAGCCTGAATTTTATGAGTTCTTCGAACATCTGGATAAGGTATTGCGCCAGGCACCGCAAACCCTGAAAATACTCAGTGAGTCCTGA
- the rlmD gene encoding 23S rRNA (uracil(1939)-C(5))-methyltransferase RlmD: MANFFKASTKKHTLGQKISLVIERLDLNGCGVGRYQNKPVFVAGALVGETAKVQVIEQKSKYLRGRLLALENESEHRVAPFCRHYQKCGGCDLQHLAYQEQLSFKEHKVAQLFARNQIREALPWQPPLLAGERHYRRKARIGVQYAKDGTAIIGFRQKATNDLVALDTCPVLVEPVTGIFAPLKLLLAGLSVKKAIGHIEVLVTGHVTLIVRQLKALSEEDKALWRQVAAEHNWQVIMDNGKTLAPLTPVTPLSYAVTDDLTISFNSSDFIQVNHAMNVQMITRALDWLALESRDKVLDLFCGLGNFSLPVAARVQELVGVEGVQDMVVRAEENARDNGLENCRFYQADLNACWQEQPWAGQDFDKVLLDPARAGALAALEQLVKFKIPILLYVSCDPATLARDSKLLLDVGYKIEKIAIMDMFSQTKHVETMVLFSHH, from the coding sequence ATGGCAAACTTTTTTAAAGCAAGTACAAAAAAACACACTTTGGGACAAAAAATATCTCTGGTGATAGAACGCCTGGATTTAAATGGCTGCGGGGTAGGCCGCTATCAAAATAAACCTGTTTTTGTTGCCGGCGCCCTGGTAGGGGAAACCGCCAAAGTACAAGTTATTGAACAAAAAAGTAAATACCTGCGCGGGCGTTTGCTGGCCCTGGAAAATGAAAGTGAGCACAGGGTGGCGCCTTTTTGTCGGCATTATCAAAAATGCGGCGGCTGCGATCTCCAGCATCTGGCGTATCAGGAGCAGCTGAGTTTCAAGGAACACAAAGTGGCACAGCTTTTTGCCCGCAACCAAATCCGGGAAGCGCTGCCCTGGCAGCCGCCTTTGCTGGCAGGGGAGCGGCATTACCGCAGGAAAGCCCGCATTGGGGTGCAATACGCCAAAGACGGCACCGCGATTATAGGTTTTCGCCAGAAAGCTACCAACGACCTGGTGGCCCTTGATACCTGCCCGGTACTGGTGGAACCGGTAACCGGTATTTTTGCACCGTTAAAGCTTTTGCTGGCAGGCTTGTCGGTAAAAAAGGCCATAGGACATATTGAAGTCCTGGTGACCGGGCATGTCACCTTGATTGTGCGCCAGTTAAAGGCTCTGTCTGAAGAAGATAAAGCTTTGTGGCGGCAGGTGGCTGCAGAGCATAACTGGCAGGTGATAATGGATAATGGTAAGACCCTAGCCCCGTTAACGCCTGTGACTCCCCTTAGCTATGCCGTGACGGATGACTTAACCATCAGTTTTAACAGCAGCGATTTTATTCAGGTTAACCATGCCATGAATGTGCAGATGATCACCCGGGCGCTGGATTGGCTGGCGCTTGAAAGCCGTGATAAGGTGCTGGATTTATTTTGCGGCCTGGGCAATTTCAGTTTGCCGGTGGCAGCCCGGGTACAGGAGCTGGTGGGGGTTGAAGGAGTACAGGACATGGTGGTGCGGGCTGAGGAAAATGCCCGGGACAACGGCCTGGAAAATTGCCGTTTTTATCAGGCGGATTTAAATGCCTGCTGGCAGGAGCAGCCCTGGGCCGGGCAAGATTTTGATAAGGTGCTGCTGGATCCGGCAAGGGCCGGGGCCCTGGCGGCGCTTGAACAGCTGGTGAAATTTAAGATCCCCATCTTGCTTTATGTCAGCTGCGATCCGGCAACCCTGGCCAGGGATAGTAAGCTTTTACTGGATGTCGGTTATAAAATTGAAAAAATCGCCATAATGGACATGTTTTCCCAGACCAAGCATGTTGAAACTATGGTATTGTTTAGTCATCATTAG
- the relA gene encoding GTP diphosphokinase, with product MVSVRKSHHMTETNFEQWLASLELSEAKNQALEALWHQVKEHFADQEECESKSFEMVEILAALNLDKDSLVAAFLCPLYEYNCLTMEYIEEHFNRQIFLLCKGVCQMEAIKALQQTQSNPLAVNQIDNIRRMLLAMVEDVRAVVIKLAERLCYLRIVKNADEEVRVLAAKETANIYAPLANRLGIGQLKWELEDIAFRYLHPDVYSKIAKLLDEKRIDREQYMVEFVGDLNQKIKDADISGTVYGRPKHIYSIWKKMQQKELDFEQLFDVRAVRVIVDQLQDCYGALGIVHTNWKHLPNEFDDYVATPKPNGYQSIHTVVLGPQGKSVEVQIRTQQMHDDAELGVAAHWRYKEGSAGGKGGGFDEKIGWLRKILQWQEDISESGELIEELRSQVFEDRIYVFTPNGDVIDLPAGATPLDFAYYIHSNVGHCCIGAKVFGRIVPFTHKLQTGDQVEVLTSKKPNPSRDWLNPSLNYIHTARARAKVQHFFKSQDRDKHVLQGKELLEGELAKLQLAKVDLKEAAKRFNVSQVEDLYAAIGSGNARLQQVVNYLTQQDEKHRPVADIDPQSLVKPESTAKPAVDSNGITVSGVGNLLTHIAKCCHPVPGDEISGFITQGRGISVHREDCEQLKNALKQQPEREVEVQWGDQSKQSYQVGVQVVASDRQGLVRDISTIIANERVSIVGLESHSDRHKQTTSMSIKMEIGNSEVLTRLMAKLMQLDDVHDVKRL from the coding sequence ATGGTTTCAGTGCGTAAGTCTCATCATATGACAGAGACAAATTTTGAGCAGTGGTTAGCTTCGTTGGAATTAAGCGAGGCTAAAAACCAGGCTTTGGAAGCCCTTTGGCACCAGGTTAAGGAGCATTTTGCCGATCAGGAGGAATGTGAAAGCAAATCCTTTGAGATGGTGGAAATCCTGGCGGCGTTAAACCTGGACAAAGACTCCCTGGTGGCGGCTTTTTTATGCCCGCTTTATGAATACAACTGCCTGACCATGGAATACATAGAAGAGCACTTCAACCGGCAAATTTTCCTGTTATGTAAAGGGGTGTGCCAGATGGAGGCGATCAAGGCGCTGCAGCAGACCCAGTCGAATCCGCTGGCGGTTAACCAGATTGACAATATCCGTCGCATGCTGCTGGCCATGGTGGAAGATGTCCGGGCCGTGGTGATCAAACTGGCGGAGCGCTTATGTTACCTGCGCATAGTGAAAAATGCCGATGAAGAAGTCCGGGTACTGGCGGCCAAGGAAACCGCCAATATCTATGCGCCGCTGGCCAACCGCTTAGGTATCGGCCAGTTAAAGTGGGAGCTGGAAGATATCGCTTTTCGCTACCTGCATCCGGATGTCTATAGCAAGATCGCCAAGTTGCTGGACGAAAAACGTATCGACCGGGAACAGTATATGGTGGAATTTGTCGGCGACCTTAACCAGAAGATCAAGGATGCCGACATCAGCGGCACGGTTTACGGCCGTCCCAAGCATATTTACAGCATCTGGAAAAAAATGCAGCAAAAGGAGCTGGATTTTGAGCAGCTGTTTGATGTGCGCGCGGTGCGGGTGATCGTCGATCAGCTGCAGGACTGTTATGGCGCCTTAGGCATAGTACATACCAACTGGAAGCACTTGCCCAATGAATTCGACGATTATGTTGCCACCCCTAAACCCAACGGCTACCAGTCCATACATACGGTGGTTTTGGGGCCGCAGGGCAAATCGGTGGAAGTACAGATCCGCACCCAGCAGATGCACGACGATGCCGAACTCGGGGTGGCGGCCCACTGGCGCTATAAAGAAGGCAGCGCCGGCGGCAAAGGCGGCGGCTTTGACGAAAAGATCGGCTGGCTGAGAAAAATTCTGCAATGGCAGGAGGATATCAGCGAAAGCGGCGAGCTTATCGAAGAATTGCGCAGCCAGGTGTTCGAGGACCGCATTTATGTCTTTACCCCCAACGGTGACGTTATCGACCTGCCGGCGGGAGCGACGCCGCTGGACTTTGCCTATTACATCCATTCCAATGTCGGCCATTGCTGTATTGGCGCTAAGGTATTCGGCCGCATAGTGCCTTTTACCCATAAGCTGCAAACCGGGGATCAGGTGGAAGTCCTGACCAGCAAAAAGCCCAACCCGAGCCGGGACTGGCTCAATCCCAGCCTCAACTATATCCATACCGCCCGGGCGCGGGCCAAAGTGCAGCATTTCTTTAAGTCCCAGGACAGGGATAAACATGTGCTGCAGGGCAAAGAGCTGCTGGAAGGGGAGCTGGCAAAATTACAGCTGGCCAAGGTAGACCTTAAAGAGGCGGCGAAACGTTTTAATGTCAGTCAGGTGGAAGACTTATATGCGGCGATAGGCTCAGGCAACGCCAGGCTGCAGCAGGTGGTTAATTACCTGACCCAGCAGGATGAAAAGCACAGGCCGGTTGCCGATATCGACCCCCAGAGCCTGGTGAAGCCGGAAAGCACGGCGAAACCTGCGGTAGACAGCAATGGCATTACCGTTTCCGGGGTCGGCAATTTGCTGACCCATATTGCCAAGTGCTGCCATCCGGTGCCCGGGGACGAAATTTCCGGTTTTATAACCCAGGGGCGGGGCATTTCCGTACACAGGGAAGATTGCGAACAATTGAAAAATGCCCTTAAGCAGCAGCCGGAACGTGAGGTTGAAGTGCAGTGGGGGGATCAAAGTAAGCAAAGCTACCAGGTAGGAGTCCAGGTCGTGGCCAGTGACCGCCAGGGCCTGGTGCGGGATATCTCGACCATCATTGCCAATGAAAGAGTCAGTATTGTCGGCCTGGAAAGCCATTCCGACCGGCACAAGCAAACCACCAGCATGTCGATCAAGATGGAGATAGGCAACAGCGAAGTCCTGACCCGCTTGATGGCCAAGCTGATGCAGCTGGATGATGTCCATGACGTAAAACGTCTTTAG
- the mazG gene encoding nucleoside triphosphate pyrophosphohydrolase, whose translation MLDKKPSMEKLRWIMEQLRDPVTGCPWDLKQDFASIVPHTLEEAYEVADAIEQGDFGELEKELGDLLFQVVFYSQLGKEEKLFDFDSVVAAICEKLIRRHPHVFAKSEFSSEAEIKANWENEKIKERQAKNDQQSLSILADIPKSLPALSQAAKIQKRCAHVGFDWHEIKDVFAKVAEEVDEVQEHLHDDPEELTAELGDLMFAVVNLCRHAKQDPEAVLRQANQKFSKRFQGVEAKVAASGQGFEQHSLEQLENYWQEIKADEQP comes from the coding sequence ATGTTAGATAAAAAACCTTCAATGGAGAAGCTGCGTTGGATCATGGAGCAGCTCAGGGATCCGGTAACCGGCTGTCCCTGGGATCTCAAGCAGGACTTTGCCTCTATCGTGCCCCATACCCTGGAAGAAGCCTACGAGGTGGCGGATGCCATAGAGCAGGGGGATTTTGGTGAACTGGAAAAAGAACTCGGTGATTTGTTGTTTCAGGTGGTGTTTTACAGCCAGCTGGGCAAAGAAGAAAAGCTGTTTGATTTTGATTCCGTGGTGGCTGCCATTTGTGAAAAGCTGATCCGCCGCCATCCCCATGTGTTTGCCAAAAGCGAATTCTCATCCGAGGCGGAAATCAAGGCCAACTGGGAAAACGAGAAGATTAAAGAGCGCCAGGCAAAAAATGATCAGCAGTCGTTGAGTATTCTGGCGGATATTCCCAAGTCCTTACCGGCCCTGTCCCAGGCGGCAAAAATACAAAAACGCTGCGCCCATGTCGGTTTTGACTGGCATGAGATCAAGGATGTGTTTGCCAAAGTGGCGGAGGAAGTGGATGAAGTGCAGGAGCATTTACATGACGACCCTGAGGAGTTGACGGCGGAATTAGGGGATCTGATGTTTGCCGTGGTGAACCTGTGCCGTCACGCGAAACAAGATCCCGAAGCTGTATTGCGCCAGGCCAACCAGAAGTTCAGCAAACGTTTTCAGGGAGTGGAAGCTAAAGTGGCGGCCTCGGGACAGGGGTTTGAGCAACACAGCCTGGAACAGCTGGAGAATTACTGGCAGGAAATCAAGGCGGATGAACAGCCTTGA
- a CDS encoding RNA methyltransferase: MNDARTSSKKTPQVSIGLTDPKSPSNVGAVMRAAGCYQVDAVYYTGQRYARAAKFNTDTKNVAANIPLTRCDSLPAQAGQGVKLVCVELVEGATPLPAFKHPEQACYIFGPEDGTLSQQVIDQADAVVYVPTTGCMNLAATVNVLLYDRLVKSGCVQAGDELIRQSRDTNNKVKVRETTLADV; encoded by the coding sequence ATGAATGACGCTAGAACTTCTTCGAAAAAAACTCCTCAAGTGAGCATAGGCCTGACGGATCCGAAAAGTCCGTCTAATGTCGGCGCCGTGATGCGTGCCGCCGGCTGTTATCAGGTGGATGCCGTTTATTATACCGGGCAGCGTTATGCCCGTGCCGCCAAATTCAATACCGATACCAAAAATGTCGCCGCCAATATTCCCCTGACTCGGTGTGACAGCCTGCCGGCACAGGCGGGGCAAGGGGTGAAGCTTGTCTGCGTTGAGCTGGTGGAAGGGGCAACCCCGTTGCCGGCGTTTAAGCACCCGGAGCAGGCCTGTTATATTTTCGGCCCCGAGGACGGCACCTTGTCGCAGCAGGTGATAGATCAGGCCGACGCCGTGGTTTATGTGCCCACCACCGGCTGTATGAATCTTGCCGCCACCGTTAACGTTCTGCTCTATGACCGCCTGGTTAAATCCGGATGCGTGCAGGCCGGCGATGAGCTTATCCGCCAAAGCCGGGATACCAATAATAAGGTCAAAGTACGGGAAACGACTCTGGCGGATGTTTAA
- a CDS encoding DUF2986 domain-containing protein, whose amino-acid sequence MNRKKKIRETLKKKAKKANAKLHKSNKPRYIAKAEREKLARAEEQAASEAQEPAPRVP is encoded by the coding sequence ATGAACAGAAAGAAGAAAATCAGAGAAACCCTGAAGAAGAAAGCCAAAAAGGCCAATGCCAAACTGCACAAAAGCAATAAACCCAGATATATTGCCAAAGCCGAACGGGAAAAGTTAGCCCGGGCAGAAGAACAGGCGGCAAGCGAGGCGCAGGAGCCTGCCCCCAGAGTTCCTTAG